In Thermotomaculum hydrothermale, a single genomic region encodes these proteins:
- the purQ gene encoding phosphoribosylformylglycinamidine synthase subunit PurQ: MAKLRFGIIVFPGSNCDYDAYHAINSVMGEEAYFVWHEDKDLKNPDCIIIPGGFSYGDYLRCGAMAKFSPAMEETVNFAEKGGKVIGICNGFQILTEANLLPGALLRNTNLHFICKEVYLKCENRDLVFTNQIPERPIKIPIAHAEGNYFCDQKTLKELKENNQIVFRYCDEKGNVNKESNPNGSIENIAGIVNKNGNVLGMMPHPERAMEEILGNTDGLYFFKSIVNSFVN; encoded by the coding sequence ATGGCTAAATTAAGATTTGGAATAATAGTTTTTCCCGGCAGTAATTGCGATTACGATGCATACCATGCAATAAACTCAGTAATGGGAGAAGAAGCATACTTTGTATGGCATGAAGATAAAGACCTTAAAAATCCAGACTGCATTATAATTCCAGGCGGGTTTTCTTATGGGGATTACTTAAGGTGCGGGGCAATGGCAAAATTCTCCCCTGCAATGGAAGAAACCGTAAACTTTGCTGAAAAAGGGGGAAAGGTAATAGGAATTTGCAACGGATTTCAGATATTAACAGAGGCAAATCTATTACCTGGTGCACTTTTAAGAAATACCAATTTGCACTTTATATGCAAAGAGGTTTACTTAAAGTGTGAAAACAGAGACCTTGTTTTTACAAATCAGATACCTGAAAGGCCTATAAAAATACCTATTGCCCATGCAGAAGGGAACTATTTTTGCGACCAGAAAACATTGAAAGAATTAAAAGAAAACAATCAAATTGTATTTAGATACTGCGACGAAAAAGGCAATGTTAACAAAGAATCAAACCCAAACGGCTCAATTGAAAACATTGCCGGAATTGTAAACAAAAATGGAAATGTTCTTGGTATGATGCCTCACCCAGAAAGGGCAATGGAAGAAATTTTAGGCAACACTGATGGTTTGTATTTCTTTAAATCCATTGTAAACAGTTTTGTAAACTAA
- the purS gene encoding phosphoribosylformylglycinamidine synthase subunit PurS, translating into MKIQVLVRLKNGVLDPQGKAVEKSALKMGFEGFKNFRIGKIIEFESNLPKNKAIEEAKKLADKLLSNPVIESYEVKVEE; encoded by the coding sequence ATGAAAATTCAGGTATTGGTGAGACTGAAAAATGGTGTACTTGACCCGCAAGGGAAAGCAGTTGAAAAATCTGCTTTAAAAATGGGATTTGAAGGATTTAAAAACTTTAGGATAGGGAAAATAATTGAATTTGAAAGTAATTTGCCAAAGAATAAAGCAATTGAAGAGGCAAAAAAACTTGCTGACAAACTTCTTTCAAACCCTGTAATTGAAAGTTATGAAGTAAAGGTTGAGGAGTAA
- a CDS encoding methyltransferase family protein, producing MPKTTVSVVLRLLWWFLMIFGGAVFSIYHDVKSENQFFSPIFHLITFPVGLILIRLAFNAASVGGRELKKGRSEGTPRLETDKLVTTGIYSCMRHPMLFGLALLPIGWSLILGSPHFIFYLAPIEALSVIIMVFTFEEMECVKKFNGDYIEYRKKVPPVSFKKKCLLWLFFKKKPENF from the coding sequence ATGCCTAAAACCACAGTTTCAGTCGTGTTAAGGCTTCTATGGTGGTTTTTAATGATATTTGGGGGTGCTGTTTTTTCAATTTACCATGATGTTAAATCAGAAAATCAGTTTTTCTCTCCAATTTTTCACCTTATTACTTTTCCAGTAGGTTTGATTTTAATAAGGCTTGCATTTAATGCCGCATCTGTTGGCGGAAGGGAATTAAAAAAAGGAAGAAGCGAGGGTACCCCAAGGCTTGAGACAGACAAACTTGTTACAACCGGAATTTATTCCTGTATGAGGCATCCAATGCTATTTGGTCTGGCTTTGCTTCCCATAGGCTGGTCACTTATTTTAGGAAGCCCACATTTTATCTTCTACCTTGCACCAATTGAGGCCTTAAGTGTAATTATTATGGTTTTTACCTTTGAAGAAATGGAGTGTGTTAAAAAATTCAATGGAGACTATATTGAGTACAGAAAAAAAGTTCCGCCAGTTTCTTTTAAAAAGAAATGCCTTTTATGGTTATTCTTTAAAAAGAAGCCTGAAAACTTTTAG
- a CDS encoding class I SAM-dependent RNA methyltransferase, whose amino-acid sequence MKNRKTLKIEKIVFGGKGLSRVEGKVVFVDGVLPGEEVEVELIDGKHFYTGKLISILTPSKYRVKNDCQYTDCGGCDFRFCTYNFEIELKKQMLIDTLNRIGKTKVDENKIELIYKERNGYRIKTGYKVKGDRVGFYRKKSHKIVEIERCLQSPEIVNQTLKKTKNRFNGHFFIECHPFKEEVSVYKKGEFGEIFKLNFGNYILFHKTGNFIQANRFLLKDFVKKVLEYAGNGESLLELYAGSGLFTIPLSFNYEKVFAYETSKDAVKTMNKSIVENNIKNIKSFKTKSEDFETKNYNAVVVDPPREGLSKIVVEKVLKIKPEKIIYISCNASTFARDYFYLSKEYTLERITLIDNFPATAHFEIVALLRRI is encoded by the coding sequence ATGAAAAATAGAAAAACATTAAAAATAGAGAAAATTGTATTTGGTGGGAAAGGCTTATCAAGAGTTGAAGGAAAAGTGGTTTTTGTTGATGGAGTTTTACCAGGTGAGGAAGTTGAAGTTGAACTAATTGACGGAAAGCATTTCTATACAGGAAAATTAATCTCAATTCTTACCCCTTCAAAATACAGAGTTAAAAATGACTGTCAATACACAGATTGTGGCGGTTGTGATTTTAGATTCTGTACATACAACTTTGAAATTGAATTAAAAAAACAGATGCTAATAGATACACTAAATAGAATAGGAAAAACAAAAGTAGATGAAAACAAAATAGAGTTAATTTATAAAGAAAGAAACGGTTACAGGATAAAAACAGGGTACAAGGTAAAAGGAGACAGGGTTGGCTTTTACAGAAAAAAAAGTCATAAAATTGTTGAAATTGAAAGATGTTTACAATCCCCTGAAATAGTCAACCAAACATTAAAAAAAACAAAAAATAGATTTAATGGCCATTTTTTCATAGAATGCCACCCTTTTAAAGAAGAGGTTTCTGTCTACAAAAAAGGGGAATTTGGAGAAATTTTTAAACTTAATTTCGGAAATTACATTCTCTTCCACAAAACAGGAAACTTTATTCAGGCAAATAGATTTCTTTTAAAGGATTTTGTAAAAAAAGTTTTAGAATATGCCGGCAATGGAGAAAGCCTTCTTGAATTGTATGCAGGAAGCGGGCTTTTCACAATCCCTCTATCTTTCAATTACGAAAAAGTATTTGCCTATGAAACATCAAAAGACGCTGTAAAGACAATGAATAAAAGCATTGTGGAAAATAACATTAAAAACATAAAAAGTTTTAAAACAAAATCAGAGGATTTTGAAACTAAAAACTATAATGCCGTTGTGGTTGACCCACCAAGAGAGGGGTTATCAAAAATTGTTGTTGAAAAGGTTTTAAAAATTAAGCCAGAAAAAATTATCTATATCTCATGCAATGCATCAACCTTTGCACGGGATTATTTTTATCTTTCAAAAGAATACACGCTTGAGAGAATTACCCTTATAGACAATTTCCCCGCAACAGCCCACTTTGAAATTGTGGCGCTGCTGCGGAGAATATAA
- a CDS encoding DUF3857 domain-containing protein: protein MKRIGILIILFFGFTLFASQVEIVNKKIDIHVLKDGRVIEHVYEKIKINGFTGMRRAGEWFFTYNPEYTEVKVLKSVTHNSEGKVIPSPENAILDFSPYSVENAPDFSHIREKIVSHTGLEPNCVVEFEYEIRDKIPHRLVVFKDLRDRFPVKRLEVSIVDNRHCALFSNKLSLNGEGNFVVKNIVPIHTNETGEGYYEHTPYIAIIIRDPFKYMKGYLSSLDNSNFDNVIKLMGVENLSGKRFMYSVFDFVENRLNTIPLSGTTQNYKCRDFEEIVKSGYATNFEKPVLVYWLLKNRGLNPEFLISGFVFEKTLLNVQDLGVKIDGIIWPFRRGAMPFYNLDRQKVFSKTLKAKLSVNAEQDDNGFSGKYYFEGNESINFALSGLNKKSDRIVEKTNGFVVKEGEVDGKIEDKIKFSKWILNSLPVDFNYFVYYNFVEIAYPIEFIENYTIKFSKPVNAVFRSKEVRNKAGVCKIDYAVNGDVLKVKREIYLKPGFYEGKDLETLRKLLIPLASDSYNLIFLK, encoded by the coding sequence ATGAAAAGGATAGGGATTTTAATAATACTTTTTTTCGGGTTTACTCTCTTTGCCTCTCAGGTTGAAATTGTTAATAAAAAAATTGATATACACGTTTTAAAAGATGGAAGAGTGATTGAACATGTTTATGAAAAGATTAAAATAAACGGCTTTACTGGAATGAGAAGGGCAGGAGAGTGGTTTTTTACCTACAATCCTGAATATACAGAGGTTAAAGTCTTAAAATCTGTAACTCATAACTCAGAGGGAAAGGTTATTCCATCACCTGAAAACGCAATTTTAGACTTTTCTCCCTATTCAGTTGAAAATGCACCTGATTTTTCTCACATAAGGGAAAAGATTGTCTCTCACACAGGGCTTGAGCCTAATTGTGTTGTAGAATTTGAGTATGAAATAAGGGACAAAATTCCTCACAGGCTTGTTGTTTTCAAGGATTTGAGAGATAGGTTTCCTGTTAAAAGACTTGAAGTAAGTATTGTTGATAACAGGCATTGTGCGTTGTTTTCAAACAAATTAAGTTTAAATGGGGAAGGAAATTTTGTTGTTAAAAATATTGTTCCTATTCATACAAATGAAACAGGAGAGGGTTATTATGAACACACTCCCTATATTGCAATAATTATTAGGGACCCATTTAAATATATGAAAGGCTATCTTAGTTCTCTTGATAATTCTAACTTTGATAATGTAATTAAGTTAATGGGAGTTGAAAACCTGTCAGGAAAGAGGTTTATGTACTCAGTATTTGATTTTGTTGAAAACAGACTGAATACAATTCCCCTTAGTGGTACTACTCAAAATTATAAATGCAGAGATTTTGAGGAGATTGTTAAATCAGGCTATGCAACTAATTTTGAAAAACCTGTGCTTGTTTACTGGTTATTGAAAAACAGGGGATTAAATCCAGAATTTTTAATTTCAGGGTTTGTTTTTGAGAAAACTCTATTAAATGTACAGGATTTAGGTGTAAAAATTGATGGAATTATATGGCCTTTTAGAAGAGGGGCAATGCCTTTTTACAACCTTGACAGGCAAAAGGTATTTTCCAAAACATTAAAGGCAAAGTTGTCTGTTAATGCAGAGCAGGATGATAATGGATTTTCAGGAAAGTATTATTTTGAAGGTAACGAGTCGATTAACTTTGCTTTATCTGGCTTAAACAAAAAATCCGACAGAATAGTTGAAAAAACAAATGGCTTTGTTGTTAAAGAGGGTGAAGTTGACGGTAAGATTGAGGATAAAATTAAATTTTCAAAATGGATTTTAAACTCATTGCCTGTTGATTTTAATTATTTTGTTTACTATAACTTTGTTGAAATTGCATATCCAATAGAATTTATTGAAAATTACACTATAAAGTTTTCAAAACCTGTAAACGCTGTTTTCCGTTCAAAGGAAGTAAGAAACAAAGCAGGGGTTTGTAAGATTGATTACGCAGTTAACGGCGATGTTTTAAAGGTTAAAAGAGAAATTTATTTAAAGCCTGGTTTTTATGAGGGTAAGGATTTAGAAACTTTGAGAAAACTTTTAATCCCCCTTGCTTCAGATAGTTATAACCTTATTTTCTTAAAGTGA
- a CDS encoding cytochrome c3 family protein, with the protein MKKLLALVAVLFTATFLFAVTPPTKVTIDGAKHKKPAVEFPHKVHSDQYKCQDCHHTWDGKGTPAKCTTCHTLKGKDKAPKAFIAFHRGNKSRSCVMCHKDLKKAGKKTGPTKCSECHKK; encoded by the coding sequence ATGAAAAAATTATTAGCATTGGTTGCAGTTTTGTTTACAGCAACATTTCTTTTTGCTGTAACACCTCCAACCAAAGTAACCATTGACGGTGCGAAACACAAGAAGCCTGCAGTTGAATTTCCGCACAAAGTTCACTCTGATCAGTACAAGTGTCAGGATTGCCACCACACATGGGACGGAAAGGGAACACCAGCAAAGTGCACAACATGCCACACATTAAAGGGCAAAGACAAGGCACCAAAGGCTTTTATTGCTTTTCACAGAGGGAACAAATCAAGGTCCTGCGTAATGTGCCACAAAGACCTTAAAAAGGCAGGCAAAAAGACTGGCCCAACAAAGTGCAGCGAATGCCACAAAAAGTAA
- a CDS encoding SDR family NAD(P)-dependent oxidoreductase → MKNLFIITGASRGIGKSIACALNKHFINEDNTFLLIARSKDKLDEVKKSLKGDVLSLALDLADLDKVVAVFEEELTRLDKDFDRCVLINNAGIIKPIGFLGSLNPEEIIKNLNVNLISAMLLTNSFLKVFGRLDCKKFVINNSSGAGRMPIVCWSAYCTSKAGMDMFAKVLKEENSNVYVFSVAPGIVETDMQKDIRSTPESDFPLIEEFINFQKASVLKSPEETGEEFVKLIKHPDKFETIVSF, encoded by the coding sequence ATGAAAAACCTGTTTATAATTACAGGCGCTTCAAGGGGAATAGGGAAGTCAATTGCCTGTGCTTTAAACAAACATTTCATTAATGAAGATAATACCTTTTTGTTAATTGCAAGAAGTAAAGATAAACTTGATGAAGTGAAAAAAAGCTTAAAAGGTGATGTTTTAAGCCTTGCCCTTGATTTAGCCGATTTAGACAAAGTAGTTGCTGTTTTTGAGGAAGAGCTAACCCGATTGGACAAGGATTTTGACAGGTGTGTTCTTATAAACAATGCAGGGATTATTAAGCCTATTGGCTTTTTGGGAAGTTTAAATCCTGAAGAAATAATAAAAAACCTGAATGTTAATTTGATTTCAGCAATGCTTTTAACCAATTCTTTTTTAAAAGTTTTCGGAAGATTAGATTGTAAAAAATTTGTAATAAACAATTCTTCCGGTGCGGGAAGAATGCCTATTGTTTGCTGGAGTGCATACTGTACATCAAAGGCGGGAATGGATATGTTTGCAAAGGTTTTAAAAGAGGAAAACTCAAATGTATATGTTTTTTCTGTTGCGCCAGGTATTGTTGAAACAGATATGCAAAAGGACATACGCTCAACCCCTGAAAGTGATTTCCCTCTAATTGAGGAGTTTATTAATTTTCAAAAAGCAAGTGTTCTTAAAAGTCCAGAAGAAACAGGGGAAGAATTTGTAAAGTTGATAAAACATCCTGATAAATTTGAAACAATTGTTTCTTTTTAA
- a CDS encoding Nif3-like dinuclear metal center hexameric protein, whose product MGVERDKVIDFLNSVFKVEEWKDSSMNGLQVEGADEVSGIALGVDACLELFEKAKKENMNFVVVHHGFFWGKVFPISSFWKERFKFLLENDMSLYACHLPMDANPTLGHNATIANRLNLLNISPFGEYHGDYIGFSGEFENELNIEEVKEKLSNLFDYGVRIFKFGKESIKRVGVVSGDAATEDILKECADKNIDLFITGETNHVAYHIIKELKLNVAFCGHYATERFSLFELEKILEEEFNLPVKFFEIPTGM is encoded by the coding sequence ATGGGTGTTGAAAGAGATAAGGTTATAGATTTTTTAAATTCTGTTTTTAAGGTTGAGGAGTGGAAAGACTCTTCAATGAATGGATTGCAGGTTGAGGGGGCTGATGAAGTAAGCGGAATTGCTTTGGGAGTTGATGCATGTTTAGAGTTGTTTGAAAAGGCAAAAAAAGAAAATATGAATTTTGTTGTGGTTCATCACGGTTTTTTCTGGGGAAAGGTTTTTCCTATTTCATCATTCTGGAAGGAGAGGTTTAAGTTTTTGCTTGAAAACGATATGTCCCTCTATGCCTGCCATTTGCCTATGGATGCAAATCCAACTTTGGGGCATAATGCCACAATTGCAAACAGACTTAATCTTTTAAATATTTCCCCCTTTGGAGAGTATCACGGGGATTATATTGGATTTTCTGGAGAGTTTGAAAATGAACTCAATATTGAAGAGGTTAAAGAAAAGCTTTCAAATTTATTTGATTATGGGGTAAGGATTTTTAAGTTTGGAAAGGAAAGTATAAAGAGAGTGGGGGTTGTTTCAGGGGATGCGGCCACTGAGGATATTTTAAAAGAATGTGCGGATAAAAATATTGACTTATTTATTACAGGGGAAACAAATCATGTGGCTTACCACATAATAAAAGAGTTGAAGCTGAATGTTGCATTTTGTGGACACTATGCAACCGAGAGATTTTCCCTGTTTGAGCTTGAAAAGATCTTAGAGGAAGAGTTTAATTTGCCTGTTAAGTTTTTTGAAATACCTACGGGAATGTGA
- a CDS encoding DUF3857 domain-containing transglutaminase family protein: MKRVFVLLLMFFLLPVMADNVVELSKKADKYKGKYDYVFLIQKTYVKVKQSGASTVNEEKAVKVLSEKGAKKFYTVSMFFDPLTSEIKVLDAYILRKDGKKKSIDLKKVVQYPQPARWIYWPNTRVSIPFGLLNPGDIVVYKIQRQGFSYALLENKVKGSSSKFEPPMKGEFYDIVNFQGFVPILEKEYSIELPEKKNIQFKYFKGEVTPIAEFTDYGMKYTFKKSDIEPIKREPYMGEISDVCQKLLISTTHSWKDKSEWFYKINENFAFHVTPEIKKKVDEIIKGAKTDEEKIDRLNHWVAHYIRYSGLSMGKGEGYTLHPSEMTFRDRQGVCKDKAGMLITFLRAAGFDAYPAMTMAGARIEDFPADFFNHCVVALREKDGKFRMLDPTWVPWVREEWSSAEQEQQYLIGYKEGQSLRTTPYSPPEKHYYKLSSKARIDKKGKCVVSIKLEAEGQTDARLRRYMQGVEDNSGENYIKRIVFRSFPQAIIKKVKFQNPYDISKHMKIELVFEVPDFAFVKGDRYILKSPALSYLLNDFANYYLAHLDVSAKERKYPVHTRCTKLIKVDEEIYLPVKIDKDKSKIPEHFEYKGKFADASINFKAENNTIYQTMTVSLKKRVYPAKAWKDLKTVVGEVQKLGKGFIEVEGGK; the protein is encoded by the coding sequence ATGAAAAGAGTTTTTGTTTTGTTGCTAATGTTTTTTCTGCTACCTGTTATGGCAGACAATGTGGTAGAGCTATCAAAGAAGGCTGACAAGTATAAGGGAAAGTACGATTATGTTTTTCTCATTCAAAAAACATATGTAAAGGTAAAACAAAGCGGGGCATCAACCGTTAATGAAGAAAAGGCAGTAAAGGTTTTAAGCGAGAAGGGGGCTAAAAAATTCTATACTGTGTCAATGTTTTTTGATCCTCTTACCTCAGAGATTAAGGTTTTAGATGCTTACATATTGAGAAAAGATGGGAAAAAGAAGAGTATTGATTTAAAAAAGGTGGTTCAATATCCTCAGCCTGCAAGATGGATTTACTGGCCAAACACAAGGGTTTCAATACCCTTTGGATTGTTAAACCCTGGAGATATTGTTGTTTACAAAATCCAGAGGCAGGGTTTTTCCTATGCTTTATTAGAGAACAAAGTAAAGGGAAGTTCCTCTAAGTTTGAACCGCCTATGAAGGGAGAGTTTTACGATATAGTAAATTTTCAGGGATTTGTTCCTATCCTTGAAAAGGAGTATTCAATTGAGTTGCCTGAGAAAAAGAATATTCAATTTAAGTATTTTAAAGGTGAGGTGACCCCTATTGCAGAGTTTACAGACTACGGAATGAAGTACACTTTTAAAAAATCTGATATTGAACCAATAAAAAGAGAACCTTATATGGGCGAAATTTCTGATGTTTGCCAAAAGTTGCTTATTTCAACCACACATTCCTGGAAAGACAAGTCTGAATGGTTTTACAAGATAAATGAGAATTTTGCTTTTCATGTTACCCCTGAAATAAAGAAAAAGGTTGATGAGATAATTAAGGGAGCAAAGACAGATGAAGAAAAGATAGACAGACTTAACCACTGGGTTGCCCATTACATTAGGTATTCAGGGCTATCAATGGGTAAGGGCGAAGGATATACCCTTCACCCTTCAGAGATGACTTTCAGGGACAGGCAGGGAGTATGCAAGGACAAAGCTGGAATGCTTATAACCTTTTTAAGGGCAGCAGGTTTTGATGCCTATCCTGCTATGACAATGGCAGGGGCGAGGATTGAAGATTTCCCGGCAGATTTTTTTAACCACTGTGTTGTTGCTTTAAGGGAGAAGGATGGAAAGTTCAGGATGCTTGACCCAACCTGGGTTCCATGGGTGAGGGAAGAGTGGTCATCAGCAGAGCAGGAGCAGCAGTATTTGATAGGCTACAAAGAAGGACAGTCATTGAGAACAACCCCTTATTCTCCCCCGGAAAAACACTATTACAAACTCTCATCAAAGGCAAGGATTGATAAAAAGGGAAAATGTGTGGTTTCAATTAAGTTAGAGGCTGAAGGCCAGACTGATGCCAGACTTAGAAGGTATATGCAGGGTGTTGAGGACAATAGCGGAGAAAATTATATAAAAAGGATTGTTTTTAGATCTTTCCCGCAAGCTATTATTAAAAAGGTTAAATTTCAAAACCCCTACGATATCTCAAAGCACATGAAAATTGAGCTTGTTTTTGAAGTACCTGATTTTGCCTTTGTTAAAGGTGATAGGTATATTTTAAAATCACCTGCACTTTCATACCTTTTAAACGATTTTGCCAATTATTACCTTGCTCACTTGGATGTTTCTGCAAAGGAAAGGAAATATCCTGTTCACACAAGATGCACAAAATTAATAAAGGTGGATGAAGAGATATACCTACCAGTTAAAATTGATAAAGATAAATCAAAAATTCCTGAACACTTTGAATATAAAGGGAAGTTTGCGGATGCATCAATTAATTTTAAAGCTGAAAATAATACTATTTACCAGACAATGACAGTTTCACTTAAAAAAAGGGTTTATCCTGCAAAAGCATGGAAGGATTTAAAAACAGTTGTAGGAGAAGTCCAGAAGTTAGGCAAGGGTTTTATTGAAGTTGAGGGAGGTAAGTAA
- a CDS encoding Lon protease family protein, which yields MEKLTPKNLKWTISSKKLNFNTTDDITPTREIIGQPKAMKALEFGLSMDAPGYNIFVTGLSGTGKMTTIKTFLDKFATGKKTPQDLCYVQNFKNKLQPKLIKLQPGKGKKFVSEMEKFKKELATTLPKIFESNEYKEGSKKIVSKCNELENKLLLEFEKETAKKGFKVVKIEGGVKADVYPVINNKVYPIDSVRNLVAEGKLKEKDLQKILKVREELIDKLQYIYSKIEENQEKLHAELLKFNKQAVIPTVEKFLLKVIEKVGKEIEEYTKDILNYFENNFYQLLDSIMDEEKENLSLKLEDFSVNLIVDNGNLNGAPIVTEISPSKQNLFGTIDSHLSFGKEQVVNFMDIRPGSILKANGGYLVLNANDIFQEGVDVWVKLKRTLKNSLLEIEKAEQTFLHTVSLKPEPVPISLKVIILGDEKIYYTLYKMDDEFKKIFKVLSEFSPVIDINDKNLEDYLRVLKKIIDEEKLLPFSKKAILQILNESVRLSGDREKFTARFHLIADIMREASFVARSKDSQIVNEKHVEEAVFNKIHRYNLFEEEILEEINNGFIMVDTEGEKVGVINGLSVYDYEFHSFGKPTRITAQVALGDNGIVNIEREAELSGSIHDKGVLILQGYLQGKYGKDFPLSINASITFEQSYGGVDGDSASSTELYVLLSAIGDIPLKQNIAVTGSINQHGEIQPVGGINQKIEGFFKVCRERGLTGDQGVIIPYQNVRNLNLCPTVINAVKKGKFHIYAIKTVDEGIEILTGLKAGDINNPDSVHGIVYNKLKNFAEKMKNYN from the coding sequence ATGGAAAAACTAACCCCCAAAAACCTAAAATGGACTATCTCTTCTAAAAAACTAAACTTTAATACTACAGATGACATAACCCCAACAAGAGAAATAATTGGACAGCCTAAGGCAATGAAAGCCCTTGAATTTGGGCTTTCTATGGATGCCCCAGGGTACAACATATTTGTTACAGGCCTTTCAGGCACAGGGAAAATGACAACAATAAAAACATTTTTAGACAAATTCGCAACAGGAAAAAAAACGCCTCAAGATTTATGCTATGTGCAGAACTTTAAAAACAAACTTCAACCTAAGCTAATAAAGCTTCAGCCAGGAAAAGGGAAAAAGTTTGTTTCAGAAATGGAGAAATTTAAAAAAGAATTAGCTACAACCCTGCCTAAAATTTTTGAAAGCAATGAATACAAAGAAGGCTCTAAAAAAATTGTTTCAAAATGCAATGAATTAGAGAACAAACTTCTTCTTGAATTTGAAAAAGAGACTGCTAAAAAAGGGTTTAAAGTTGTAAAAATTGAAGGTGGGGTGAAAGCTGATGTATACCCTGTAATCAACAATAAAGTTTACCCTATTGACTCTGTTAGAAACCTTGTAGCTGAGGGAAAGTTAAAAGAAAAAGATTTACAAAAAATCTTAAAAGTAAGGGAAGAGTTAATTGATAAGCTTCAATATATTTATTCAAAAATAGAGGAGAATCAAGAAAAACTACATGCTGAACTTCTCAAATTTAACAAACAGGCCGTAATTCCCACTGTTGAAAAATTTCTTTTAAAGGTTATAGAAAAAGTTGGCAAAGAAATAGAGGAGTACACAAAAGACATTTTAAATTACTTTGAAAACAACTTCTATCAACTATTAGATTCAATTATGGATGAAGAAAAAGAAAATTTAAGCCTGAAATTAGAAGACTTTTCAGTAAACCTTATTGTTGACAACGGAAACCTTAACGGTGCTCCCATTGTTACTGAAATCTCTCCTTCAAAGCAAAATCTCTTTGGTACAATTGACTCACACTTAAGTTTTGGAAAAGAACAGGTTGTTAACTTTATGGATATCCGTCCGGGCTCAATACTTAAAGCAAACGGGGGATACCTTGTTCTCAACGCAAATGATATATTTCAGGAAGGGGTAGATGTCTGGGTAAAGCTTAAAAGAACATTAAAAAATAGCTTATTAGAAATTGAAAAAGCAGAGCAAACATTTTTACACACCGTTTCTTTAAAACCAGAACCAGTACCAATTTCATTAAAGGTAATTATTTTAGGGGATGAAAAGATTTACTATACACTTTACAAAATGGACGACGAATTTAAAAAAATCTTTAAAGTATTAAGCGAATTCTCTCCCGTAATTGACATCAATGATAAAAACCTTGAAGACTATTTAAGGGTTTTAAAAAAGATAATTGACGAAGAAAAGCTCCTGCCCTTTTCAAAAAAGGCTATTTTGCAAATACTAAACGAAAGTGTAAGGCTTTCAGGGGATAGAGAAAAGTTTACAGCAAGGTTTCACCTTATTGCAGACATTATGAGAGAGGCAAGCTTTGTCGCCAGAAGTAAAGATTCACAAATTGTAAATGAAAAGCATGTGGAAGAGGCAGTATTCAATAAAATTCACAGATACAACCTTTTTGAAGAAGAAATTCTTGAAGAAATAAACAATGGCTTCATTATGGTTGATACTGAAGGTGAAAAGGTGGGGGTTATTAACGGATTATCTGTTTATGATTATGAATTTCACTCATTTGGGAAACCAACAAGAATTACAGCGCAGGTTGCATTAGGAGATAATGGTATTGTAAACATTGAAAGAGAGGCTGAATTAAGCGGAAGCATTCACGATAAAGGTGTTTTAATACTGCAGGGATACCTTCAGGGCAAGTACGGAAAAGACTTCCCACTATCAATAAATGCGTCTATTACATTTGAACAATCTTATGGAGGGGTTGACGGAGATTCAGCATCTTCAACAGAATTATATGTTTTACTCTCCGCAATTGGGGACATTCCTCTAAAACAAAACATTGCTGTAACAGGCTCAATTAATCAGCACGGGGAAATACAGCCTGTAGGAGGGATTAACCAGAAGATAGAAGGGTTTTTCAAGGTCTGCCGGGAGAGGGGATTAACAGGAGACCAGGGAGTTATAATCCCCTATCAAAATGTCAGAAATTTAAACCTATGCCCAACTGTAATTAACGCTGTAAAAAAGGGGAAATTCCACATTTACGCAATAAAAACTGTTGACGAAGGGATTGAAATACTGACAGGACTAAAAGCAGGGGATATAAATAATCCAGACTCAGTGCACGGAATTGTTTACAATAAATTGAAAAACTTTGCTGAAAAGATGAAAAACTATAATTAG